One genomic region from Argentina anserina chromosome 2, drPotAnse1.1, whole genome shotgun sequence encodes:
- the LOC126785236 gene encoding polyadenylate-binding protein 2-like isoform X1, producing MAQSQVQHQAPVTGPNGAAVSAGGQQQQQMVSTSLYVGDLDQNVTDSQLYDLFNQVGQVVSVRVCRDLSTRRSLGYGYVNYTNPQDAARALEVLNFTPLNSKLIRICYSLRDPTIRKSGTGNIFIKNLDKGIDHKALHETFSSFGNILSCKIATDSSGQSKGYGFVQFDKEEAAESAIEKLNGMLLNDKQVFVGPFLRKQERDGALEKTKFSNVYVKNISDSTTDDDLKKIFGEHGPITSAVVMRDGEGKSRGFGFVNFDNPDDAAKAVELLNGKTFDDKEWYVGKAQKKTEREVELKEKFEHSMKEASDKFQGVNLYIKNLDDSIDDEKLKEIFSEYGTVTSCKVMRDPEGVSRGSGFVAFSTSEEASRALADMNGKMVVSKPLYVALAQRKEERRARLQAQFSQMRPVAMAPSVAPRLPMYPPGAPGLGQQFLYGQGPPTIIPQQAGFGYQQQLVPGLRPGGAPMPNFFVPMVPQGQQGQRPGGRRGAGPVQQNQQQVPMIPQHMIPRGRMYRYPPGRNMAEAPFSGGMLSVPYDMAAMPMRDPAAGRAMPVTALASALANATPEEQRTMLGEALYPQVDALEPDSAAKVTGMLLEMDQPEVLHLLESPEALKAKVAEAMEVLRNVAQHQVNNSADQLASMSLT from the exons ATGGCTCAGAGTCAAGTTCAGCATCAGGCTCCGGTGACCGGTCCGAACGGCGCGGCTGTCAGCGCCGGTGGTCAGCAGCAACAGCAGATGGTGTCGACGTCGCTGTACGTCGGGGATCTGGACCAGAACGTGACCGACTCGCAGCTCTACGATCTGTTCAATCAGGTCGGCCAGGTCGTCTCCGTTAGGGTTTGCAGGGACTTGTCCACTCGCAGATCTCTTGGCTACGGCTATGTTAACTATACCAATCCTCAGGACG CTGCGAGGGCCCTGGAAGTACTGAACTTCACTCCACTCAATAGCAAATTGATCAGGATCTGCTATTCTCTTCGGGACCCTACTATTAGAAAGAGTGGTACCGGAAATATATTTATCAAG AATCTGGACAAGGGAATTGATCACAAGGCATTGCATGAGACTTTCTCTTCTTTTGGCAACATTCTTTCTTGCAAGATTGCCACGGATTCATCCGGGCAGTCCAAGGGTTATGGTTTTGTTCAATTTGACAAGGAAGAAGCTGCTGAGAGTGCCATAGAGAAGTTAAATGGCATGCTTTTGAACGACAAGCAAGTATTTGTTGGCCCCTTTCTCCGTAAACAGGAGAGGGATGGTGCTTTGGAGAAGACCAAATTTAGCAATGTGTACGTGAAGAATATATCTGATTCCACTACAGATGATGACTTGAAGAAGATTTTTGGTGAGCATGGGCCGATTACTAGTGCTGTAGTGATGAGGGACGGTGAAGGTAAATCAaggggttttggttttgtcaaTTTTGATAACCCAGATGATGCTGCTAAAGCTGTCGAGCTTCTTAATGGAAAGACATTTGATGACAAGGAGTGGTATGTTGGCAAAGCTCAGAAGAAGACTGAAAGAGAAGTTGAACTGAAGGAAAAATTTGAGCACAGTATGAAGGAAGCTAGTGATAAGTTTCAAGGTGTGAATTTGTATATCAAGAACTTGGATGACAGCATTGATGATGAGAAACTTAAGGAAATATTCTCCGAGTATGGTACCGTCACATCTTGCAAG GTTATGCGTGATCCTGAAGGAGTCAGTCGTGGTTCTGGTTTTGTTGCTTTTTCAACTTCTGAAGAAGCTTCTCGAGCT CTTGCGGATATGAATGGCAAAATGGTTGTTAGCAAGCCCCTATATGTGGCACTTGCACAACGGAAGGAAGAGAGAAGGGCAAGGTTGCAG GCTCAGTTTTCACAGATGAGGCCTGTTGCTATGGCTCCTTCAGTTGCTCCTCGATTACCGATGTACCCTCCTGGTGCTCCAGGTCTAGGCCAACAATTTTTGTATGGGCAAGGACCTCCAACTATTATTCCACAACAA GCTGGATTTGGCTACCAACAGCAACTTGTGCCAGGATTAAGGCCTGGGGGTGCTCCAATGCCGAACTTCTTTGTTCCAATGGTCCCACAGGGTCAGCAAGGCCAACGGCCCGGGGGTCGCCGTGGGGCAGGTCCAGTGCAACAGAACCAGCAGCAAGTGCCTATGATACCGCAGCAT ATGATTCCAAGGGGACGTATGTATCGGTATCCACCTGGTCGCAATATGGCAGAAGCTCCATTTTCTGGTGGTATGCTCTCTGTTCCATATGACATGGCTGCCATGCCGATGCGTGATCCTGCAGCAGGACGTGCTATGCCCGTTACTGCTTTGGCTTCAGCCCTTGCAAATGCTACACCGGAAGAACAAAGGACG ATGCTTGGCGAAGCCTTGTATCCTCAAGTTGATGCATTGGAGCCTGACTCAGCAGCCAAGGTTACAGGCATGCTTCTAGAGATGGACCAGCCTGAGGTTTTGCATTTGTTAGAGTCACCAGAGGCTCTGAAGGCGAAAGTTGCAGAGGCCATGGAGGTCCTGAGGAATGTTGCCCAACATCAGGTTAACAACAGTGCTGACCAGTTGGCCTCAATGTCTCTGACTTGA
- the LOC126785236 gene encoding polyadenylate-binding protein 2-like isoform X2 — protein MAQSQVQHQAPVTGPNGAAVSAGGQQQQQMVSTSLYVGDLDQNVTDSQLYDLFNQVGQVVSVRVCRDLSTRRSLGYGYVNYTNPQDAARALEVLNFTPLNSKLIRICYSLRDPTIRKSGTGNIFIKNLDKGIDHKALHETFSSFGNILSCKIATDSSGQSKGYGFVQFDKEEAAESAIEKLNGMLLNDKQVFVGPFLRKQERDGALEKTKFSNVYVKNISDSTTDDDLKKIFGEHGPITSAVVMRDGEGKSRGFGFVNFDNPDDAAKAVELLNGKTFDDKEWYVGKAQKKTEREVELKEKFEHSMKEASDKFQGVNLYIKNLDDSIDDEKLKEIFSEYGTVTSCKVMRDPEGVSRGSGFVAFSTSEEASRALADMNGKMVVSKPLYVALAQRKEERRARLQMRPVAMAPSVAPRLPMYPPGAPGLGQQFLYGQGPPTIIPQQAGFGYQQQLVPGLRPGGAPMPNFFVPMVPQGQQGQRPGGRRGAGPVQQNQQQVPMIPQHMIPRGRMYRYPPGRNMAEAPFSGGMLSVPYDMAAMPMRDPAAGRAMPVTALASALANATPEEQRTMLGEALYPQVDALEPDSAAKVTGMLLEMDQPEVLHLLESPEALKAKVAEAMEVLRNVAQHQVNNSADQLASMSLT, from the exons ATGGCTCAGAGTCAAGTTCAGCATCAGGCTCCGGTGACCGGTCCGAACGGCGCGGCTGTCAGCGCCGGTGGTCAGCAGCAACAGCAGATGGTGTCGACGTCGCTGTACGTCGGGGATCTGGACCAGAACGTGACCGACTCGCAGCTCTACGATCTGTTCAATCAGGTCGGCCAGGTCGTCTCCGTTAGGGTTTGCAGGGACTTGTCCACTCGCAGATCTCTTGGCTACGGCTATGTTAACTATACCAATCCTCAGGACG CTGCGAGGGCCCTGGAAGTACTGAACTTCACTCCACTCAATAGCAAATTGATCAGGATCTGCTATTCTCTTCGGGACCCTACTATTAGAAAGAGTGGTACCGGAAATATATTTATCAAG AATCTGGACAAGGGAATTGATCACAAGGCATTGCATGAGACTTTCTCTTCTTTTGGCAACATTCTTTCTTGCAAGATTGCCACGGATTCATCCGGGCAGTCCAAGGGTTATGGTTTTGTTCAATTTGACAAGGAAGAAGCTGCTGAGAGTGCCATAGAGAAGTTAAATGGCATGCTTTTGAACGACAAGCAAGTATTTGTTGGCCCCTTTCTCCGTAAACAGGAGAGGGATGGTGCTTTGGAGAAGACCAAATTTAGCAATGTGTACGTGAAGAATATATCTGATTCCACTACAGATGATGACTTGAAGAAGATTTTTGGTGAGCATGGGCCGATTACTAGTGCTGTAGTGATGAGGGACGGTGAAGGTAAATCAaggggttttggttttgtcaaTTTTGATAACCCAGATGATGCTGCTAAAGCTGTCGAGCTTCTTAATGGAAAGACATTTGATGACAAGGAGTGGTATGTTGGCAAAGCTCAGAAGAAGACTGAAAGAGAAGTTGAACTGAAGGAAAAATTTGAGCACAGTATGAAGGAAGCTAGTGATAAGTTTCAAGGTGTGAATTTGTATATCAAGAACTTGGATGACAGCATTGATGATGAGAAACTTAAGGAAATATTCTCCGAGTATGGTACCGTCACATCTTGCAAG GTTATGCGTGATCCTGAAGGAGTCAGTCGTGGTTCTGGTTTTGTTGCTTTTTCAACTTCTGAAGAAGCTTCTCGAGCT CTTGCGGATATGAATGGCAAAATGGTTGTTAGCAAGCCCCTATATGTGGCACTTGCACAACGGAAGGAAGAGAGAAGGGCAAGGTTGCAG ATGAGGCCTGTTGCTATGGCTCCTTCAGTTGCTCCTCGATTACCGATGTACCCTCCTGGTGCTCCAGGTCTAGGCCAACAATTTTTGTATGGGCAAGGACCTCCAACTATTATTCCACAACAA GCTGGATTTGGCTACCAACAGCAACTTGTGCCAGGATTAAGGCCTGGGGGTGCTCCAATGCCGAACTTCTTTGTTCCAATGGTCCCACAGGGTCAGCAAGGCCAACGGCCCGGGGGTCGCCGTGGGGCAGGTCCAGTGCAACAGAACCAGCAGCAAGTGCCTATGATACCGCAGCAT ATGATTCCAAGGGGACGTATGTATCGGTATCCACCTGGTCGCAATATGGCAGAAGCTCCATTTTCTGGTGGTATGCTCTCTGTTCCATATGACATGGCTGCCATGCCGATGCGTGATCCTGCAGCAGGACGTGCTATGCCCGTTACTGCTTTGGCTTCAGCCCTTGCAAATGCTACACCGGAAGAACAAAGGACG ATGCTTGGCGAAGCCTTGTATCCTCAAGTTGATGCATTGGAGCCTGACTCAGCAGCCAAGGTTACAGGCATGCTTCTAGAGATGGACCAGCCTGAGGTTTTGCATTTGTTAGAGTCACCAGAGGCTCTGAAGGCGAAAGTTGCAGAGGCCATGGAGGTCCTGAGGAATGTTGCCCAACATCAGGTTAACAACAGTGCTGACCAGTTGGCCTCAATGTCTCTGACTTGA